In Verrucomicrobiia bacterium, one genomic interval encodes:
- a CDS encoding DUF3500 domain-containing protein: MIPSSVACRILLCAVLTGTSAQADAAAPQEMAGAAVRFLDALSPEQRDKACFDFKGEERFNWDFVPRGRKGIPFREMNTQQQQLGRALLRSGLSQQGYTKATNIITVIEQVLREMENQSARRDPGLYCVTVFGSPTNAAWGWRVEGHHLSLNFTVASNQVLAFSPSFFGSNPAEVPHGPHKGFRTFAAEEDLGRELAMSFTPDQRKRAVISATAPREILTGSSRKASPLEPLGIAHAELTSEQRQLLEKLLREYVYRFKEEIADKEWARIRAADLSKLHFAWAGPFEKGQGHYYRIQGTDFLVEYDNTQNQANHIHTVWRDFDNDFGLDLLRQHYEHGGHSH, encoded by the coding sequence ATGATTCCCTCCAGCGTCGCGTGCAGAATCCTTCTCTGCGCGGTTCTTACAGGCACATCCGCGCAGGCCGATGCCGCCGCGCCCCAGGAAATGGCCGGGGCCGCAGTCCGCTTCCTCGACGCGCTTTCGCCGGAGCAGCGTGATAAGGCGTGCTTCGACTTCAAAGGCGAGGAGCGTTTCAACTGGGACTTCGTGCCGCGCGGACGCAAGGGCATACCGTTCCGCGAAATGAACACGCAACAGCAACAGCTTGGCCGCGCACTCCTCCGCAGCGGCCTGAGCCAGCAGGGTTACACCAAGGCCACCAATATCATCACGGTCATCGAACAGGTGTTGCGCGAGATGGAGAATCAATCCGCGCGCCGGGATCCAGGACTTTACTGCGTCACCGTGTTCGGGTCGCCAACGAACGCAGCCTGGGGGTGGCGCGTCGAAGGACATCATCTGTCGCTCAACTTCACCGTTGCGAGCAATCAGGTCCTTGCGTTCAGCCCTTCCTTTTTTGGCTCAAATCCAGCTGAGGTTCCGCACGGGCCGCACAAGGGATTCCGAACCTTCGCCGCAGAGGAGGATCTTGGGCGCGAACTGGCTATGTCGTTTACGCCTGATCAGCGCAAACGGGCTGTCATTTCAGCAACCGCACCGCGTGAAATCCTGACGGGAAGTTCCCGCAAGGCGAGTCCCCTCGAACCTCTGGGCATTGCCCATGCCGAACTCACCAGCGAGCAGCGGCAGCTGCTGGAGAAATTGCTGCGGGAGTATGTTTATCGCTTCAAGGAGGAAATCGCGGACAAGGAATGGGCAAGGATTCGGGCTGCAGATTTGAGCAAACTGCATTTCGCATGGGCAGGCCCGTTCGAAAAAGGGCAGGGGCATTACTATCGAATCCAAGGGACAGACTTTCTCGTTGAATACGACAACACGCAAAACCAGGCGAATCACATCCACACGGTATGGCGCGATTTTGACAACGATTTCGGCCTCGACCTTCTGCGCCAGCATTACGAGCACGGCGGGCATTCGCACTAG